In Miscanthus floridulus cultivar M001 chromosome 5, ASM1932011v1, whole genome shotgun sequence, one genomic interval encodes:
- the LOC136449899 gene encoding cell wall / vacuolar inhibitor of fructosidase 2-like, translating into MASETSYAAVGVGVILSVFVLAAASADPTAAPTAAPSSSKHSLEEVCKQTTGHQDLCVATLSADPSSKTADTAGLAQLAIQAAQRNASETVTYLSSIYDDDSLENKTAQLQQCLEDCGERYESAVEQLSDATSAVDTGAYSESEALVVANQAEVKLCQRGCQGVPDHRNVLTARNRDVDQLCSIALTITKLIRGPPS; encoded by the exons ATGGCTTCGGAAACGTCCTACGCcgccgtcggcgtcggcgtcatcCTCTCCGTCTTCGTCCTCGCCGCGGCGTCCGCAGACCCCACGGCGGCACCTACGGCCGCGCCGTCGTCAAGCAAGCACTCGCTCGAGGAGGTGTGCAAGCAGACCACGGGGCACCAGGACTTGTGCGTGGCGACGCTGTCCGCGGACCCGTCGTCCAAGACGGCCGACACTGCGGGGCTGGCCCAGTTGGCCATCCAGGCGGCGCAGCGGAACGCGTCGGAGACGGTGACCTACCTCTCCAGCATCTACGACGACGACAGCCTCGAGAACAAGACGGCGCAGCTGCAGCAGTGCCTCGAGGACTGCGGCGAGAG GTACGAGTCGGCGGTGGAGCAGCTGTCGGACGCGACGTCGGCGGTGGACACGGGGGCGTACAGCGAGTCGGAGGCGCTGGTGGTGGCGAACCAGGCGGAGGTGAAGCTGTGCCAGCGGGGGTGCCAGGGCGTGCCGGACCACCGCAACGTCCTCACGGCGCGCAACCGCGACGTCGACCAGCTCTGCAGCATCGCTCTCACCATCACCAAGCTCATCCGCGGACCGCCATCGTGA
- the LOC136454585 gene encoding uncharacterized protein — translation MAMFCALHDVEAKEKGEGMAVEEPRKALKAVNLDEPHAQVHLRCVGGGQKKRWYLDSGVSNHMMDSKAAISEIDDDMTDTVKFDDGSRVTIQGHSTIIFRCQNDEHSALTYVYYIPQLRSSIISIGQLDEHGSEVMIKDGVLRIRDREQRLLAKVKRS, via the coding sequence atggcgatgttctgtgcactgcacgatgttGAGGCCAAAGAGAAGGGAGAGGGGATGGCAGTGGAAGAGCCtaggaaggctctgaaggctgtcaacctcgatgaaccacacgcccaagtccacctcagatGTGTGGGCGGCGGACAGAAGAagcggtggtatctagactccggcgtcagcaaccacatgatggacTCCAAGGCAGCCATCTCCGAGATCGACGACGACATGACCGACACAGTGAAGTTcgatgacggctcaagggtgacgATCCAAGGGCacagcaccatcatcttcaggtgccagaacgatGAGCACAGCGCGCTAACATATGTATATTACATTCCGCaactgcgttcaagcatcatcagcattggccagctagaTGAGCACGGCAGCGAGGTAatgatcaaggacggcgtccttaggatcagggaccgggagcagcggcttcttgccaaggtgaagaggtcctag
- the LOC136451180 gene encoding zinc finger BED domain-containing protein RICESLEEPER 2-like gives MKRLKPYTEDFRTAISFLNSSNQRIVLFKNYCTAQGLRPRKFGLDMDVRWNSTYLMLKHLLPYKEVFHVFITSNYGSTLLTAQHWYVAEQIMIFLELFYNSTVVLSGVYYPIAPLVLHHMLDMAKHLQNAKRDANFRMIATPMKLKFLKYWEKIPLIYSYAFILDPRAKMKGFFNVLELLGKATGCIYSVYYGDVKDELYRLFAKYEQKFGTVRSQKVLVPSAHTGKTKQAWGRIFGGPSESPVGSPSSSSTPSAVSELKAYLDSDPITCYEESFDILLWWRDHKLTYPILSIMARNIMFVPVSTVSSESCFSCTSRILEDRWQCLLPEHLEMLTCIKDWEQGARREQHTPEDLDLEEAFKNLFLDEQGEGSGSGTNSGSGGTAGGG, from the coding sequence AtgaagaggttgaaaccttataCTGAAGATTTCAGAACTGCAATAAGTTttttaaattcctctaatcaaagaattgtatTGTTTAAGAACTACTGCACTGCTCAGGgtcttagacctagaaagtttggcttggatatggatgttagatggaattctacttaTTTGATGCTCAAACACTTGCTGCCATACAAGGAAGTCTTTCATGTGTTCATTACCTCTAATTATGGTTCTACTTTGTTGACTGCACAGCATTGGTATGTTGCTGAACAAATAATGATATTCCTGGAACTCTTCTATAATTCCACTGTTGTCCtatctggtgtttattatcccaTAGCTCCACTTGTTTTGCACCATATGCTTGACATGGCTAAGCATTTGCAAAATGCTAAAAGAGATGCTAATTTTAGAATGATTGCTACTCCCatgaagcttaaattccttaaatattgggagaaaattccactgatttattcatatgcattcattcttgatcctagagctaagatgaaagGGTTCTTTAATGTGCTTGAATTGCTTGGTAAGGCAACTGGATGCATTTATAGTGTATACTATGGTGATGTGAAAGATGAATTGTATAGATTGTTTGCCAAGTATGAACAGAAATTTGGTACAGTTAGGTCTCAGAAGGTTCTAGTGCCTTCAGCTCATACTGGTAAGACAAAACAGGCATGGGGAAGGATCTTTGGAGGTCCTAGTGAATCCCCTGTCGGTTCcccctcatcttcatctactccATCTGCTGTCAGTGAGCTCAAAGCTTACTTGGACAGTGACCCTATCACATGTTATGAGGAATCCTTTGACATACtcctctggtggcgtgaccacaagctaacctatccaatcctatctatTATGGCTCGAAATATCATGTTTGTCCCTGTATCTACTGTCTCTtccgagtcttgtttcagctgtACATCCAGGATACTTGAAGACCGGTGGCAGTGCTTGTTGCCTGAGCATCTGGAGATGCTCACCTGCATCAAGGACTGGGAGCAAGGTGCAAGAAGGGAACAACATACACCTGAGGACCTGGACCTAGAGGAAGCATTCAAGAACCTCTTCCTCGATGAACAAGGCGAAGGCAGTGGCAGCGGCACCAACAGCGGTAGCGGCGGTACTGCTGGTGgtggatag
- the LOC136449896 gene encoding probable receptor-like protein kinase At2g21480, with product MGHGNTNSARQHHGGAETPPTPSSFTPKDSFLIDCGGTAPVTADVKSYKTDAQANHLLSANDAIRVAANDKADVPSPLYATARVFKEEAVYSFPLTVPGWHFIRIYLFPIKGGDVDLTSTTFSVVTDDNVLLHSFTLENKPVMKEYVINAIENHLVLKFQPLKGSAAFVNAIEVVNTPDELITDSALAVAPLGEITGIMHDAYQVLYRINVDGPAIGPANDTLGRRWETDAAYVQTKEAVKDVSVPTSTIKFPDGTSRLVAPTLVYASAAKMADADVGSPNFNLTWKVDVDPSFSYLVRLFFSDIMSKATNDLYFDVYISGRKAVSGLDLSTVTGGELAAPYYKDFVVNSSSLEGADGKGKLSV from the coding sequence ATGGGCCATGGCAATACAAATAGCGCCCGGCAGCACCACGGCGGCGCGGAGACGCCTCCCACGCCGTCCAGCTTCACGCCCAAGGACAGCTTCCTGATAGACTGTGGCGGGACGGCGCCCGTGACCGCCGACGTCAAGTCGTACAAGACGGATGCGCAGGCCAACCACCTACTCTCCGCCAACGACGCCATCCGCGTCGCCGCCAACGACAAGGCCGACGTGCCGTCACCGTTGTACGCCACCGCGCGGGTCTTCAAGGAGGAGGCCGTCTACAGCTTCCCGCTCACCGTGCCGGGGTGGCACTTCATCCGCATCTACCTCTTCCCGATCAAGGGCGGCGACGTGGACCTCACGTCGACCACCTTCAGCGTCGTCACCGATGACAACGTCCTGCTGCACAGCTTCACCTTGGAGAACAAGCCGGTGATGAAGGAGTACGTGATCAACGCCATCGAGAACCACCTCGTGCTCAAGTTCCAGCCGCTCAAGGGCTCCGCCGCCTTCGTGAACGCCATCGAGGTGGTGAACACGCCCGACGAGCTCATCACTGACTCGGCGCTGGCCGTCGCGCCGCTGGGCGAGATCACCGGCATCATGCACGACGCGTACCAAGTCCTATACCGGATCAACGTCGACGGCCCCGCCATCGGCCCCGCCAACGACACGCTGGGTCGGCGGTGGGAGACCGACGCGGCGTACGTGCAGACCAAGGAGGCGGTGAAGGACGTGTCGGTGCCCACCAGCACCATCAAGTTCCCCGACGGGACATCCCGGCTGGTGGCGCCGACGCTGGTGTACGCGAGCGCCGCCAAGATGGCGGACGCTGACGTGGGGAGCCCCAACTTCAACCTGACGTGGAAGGTGGACGTGGACCCGTCCTTTAGCTACCTGGTCCGCCTCTTCTTCTCCGACATCATGAGCAAGGCCACCAACGACCTCTACTTCGATGTGTACATCAGCGGGCGCAAGGCCGTGTCTGGGCTGGACCTGTCCACGGTGACCGGCGGCGAGCTGGCGGCGCCCTACTACAAGGACTTCGTGGTGAACTCGTCATCGCTGGAGGGCGCGGACGGCAAGGGGAAGCTGAGTGTCTAG